In Thauera aromatica K172, one DNA window encodes the following:
- the leuC gene encoding 3-isopropylmalate dehydratase large subunit: MQAQTLYEKLWSSHVVHQEADGTALIYIDRHLVHEVTSPQAFEGLKLAGRKPWRIRSIVATADHNTPTDHWEQGIQDPVSRQQVETLDANIRAVGALAYFPFKDARQGIVHVIGPENGATLPGMTVVCGDSHTSTHGAFACLAHGIGTSEVEHVLATQCLLQKKSKTMLVKVDGRLGRGVTAKDVVLAIIGRIGTAGGTGYAIEFGGSAIRALSMEGRMTVCNMAIEAGARAGLVGVDETTIAYLKGRPFSPQGEAWDKAVAYWRTLKSDDGAQFDKVIELQAEDILPQVTWGTSPEMVTSIDGRVPDPAAVADPVRREGIERALKYMGLAPNTPITEIAVDQVFIGSCTNSRIEDLREAAAVAKGRSKAASVRRVLVVPGSGLVKRQAEEEGLHEVFLAAGFEWREPGCSMCLAMNADRLEPGERCASTSNRNFEGRQGAGGRTHLVSPGMAAAAAVTGRFTDVRTLA, encoded by the coding sequence ATGCAAGCGCAAACGCTGTACGAAAAGCTCTGGTCCAGTCATGTCGTCCACCAGGAAGCCGACGGCACGGCGCTGATCTACATCGACCGCCATCTGGTGCATGAGGTGACCAGCCCGCAGGCCTTCGAAGGACTCAAGCTGGCCGGGCGCAAGCCGTGGCGGATCCGTTCCATCGTCGCCACCGCCGACCACAACACGCCCACCGACCACTGGGAGCAAGGCATCCAGGATCCGGTGTCGCGCCAGCAGGTCGAGACGCTCGATGCCAACATCCGCGCCGTCGGCGCGCTCGCCTATTTCCCGTTCAAGGATGCCCGCCAGGGCATCGTGCACGTGATCGGGCCGGAGAACGGCGCCACCCTGCCGGGCATGACCGTGGTCTGTGGCGACTCCCACACCTCCACCCATGGTGCCTTCGCCTGTCTGGCGCACGGCATCGGCACTTCCGAGGTCGAGCACGTGCTCGCCACCCAGTGCCTGCTGCAGAAGAAGTCGAAGACCATGCTGGTGAAAGTCGACGGCCGGCTCGGCCGCGGCGTCACCGCCAAGGACGTGGTGCTCGCCATCATCGGCCGGATCGGCACCGCCGGCGGCACCGGCTACGCGATCGAGTTCGGCGGCAGCGCGATCCGCGCGCTGTCGATGGAAGGGCGGATGACGGTCTGCAACATGGCGATCGAGGCCGGCGCCCGCGCCGGCCTGGTCGGTGTCGATGAAACCACGATCGCCTACCTCAAGGGTCGCCCCTTCTCGCCGCAGGGCGAAGCCTGGGACAAGGCCGTAGCTTACTGGCGTACGCTGAAGAGCGACGACGGGGCGCAGTTCGACAAGGTCATCGAGTTGCAGGCCGAGGACATCCTGCCCCAGGTCACCTGGGGAACCTCGCCGGAAATGGTCACTTCCATCGACGGGCGCGTCCCCGACCCCGCCGCGGTCGCCGACCCGGTGCGCCGCGAGGGCATCGAGCGCGCGCTGAAATACATGGGACTGGCCCCGAACACGCCGATCACCGAGATCGCCGTCGATCAGGTCTTCATCGGCTCGTGCACCAACTCGCGCATCGAAGACCTGCGCGAAGCGGCCGCAGTGGCGAAAGGGCGCAGCAAGGCGGCCAGCGTCCGCCGCGTGCTGGTGGTGCCGGGCTCGGGCCTGGTCAAGCGCCAGGCCGAAGAGGAAGGGCTGCACGAGGTCTTCCTCGCCGCCGGCTTCGAATGGCGCGAACCGGGCTGTTCGATGTGCCTGGCGATGAACGCCGACCGCCTGGAACCGGGCGAGCGCTGCGCCTCGACCTCGAACCGCAACTTCGAAGGCCGTCAGGGCGCGGGCGGGCGGACCCACCTCGTCAGTCCGGGGATGGCGGCGGCCGCTGCGGTGACCGGGCGCTTCACCGACGTGCGCACGCTGGCCTGA
- a CDS encoding entericidin A/B family lipoprotein gives MKKLALIAAALVAGFVSIACNTVQGVGKDIEKGGEAIQRAVK, from the coding sequence ATGAAGAAACTCGCACTGATCGCCGCGGCGCTCGTCGCCGGCTTCGTTTCCATCGCCTGCAACACCGTGCAGGGCGTCGGCAAGGACATCGAAAAGGGTGGCGAGGCCATCCAGAGGGCAGTCAAGTAA
- the aroC gene encoding chorismate synthase — protein MSGSTLGTLFTVTSFGESHGPAIGCVVDGCPPGLALGAADIQAELDRRKPGTSRHVTQRREPDTVEILSGVFEGVTTGTPIALLIRNQDQRSHDYGNIADTFRPGHADYAYQQKYGLRDYRGGGRASARETAVRVAAGAIARKWLRERYGIEIRACMSALGPIDIPFVSWDEVAGNPFFAPNAAIVPQLEAYMDELRKSGDSIGARIEVVASGVPAGWGEPVYDRLDADIAWAMMGINAVKGVEIGAGFRSVIQHGTEHSDEMTPAGFLSNHAGGVLGGISTGQDILASIAIKPTSSIRLDRRSIDRGGNPVIVNTHGRHDPCVGIRATPIAEAMLALVLIDHALRHRAQCGDVESATPRIAALAPLGSQRLPSPR, from the coding sequence ATGTCCGGCAGCACTCTCGGCACGCTCTTCACCGTCACTTCTTTTGGCGAATCCCACGGCCCGGCGATCGGTTGCGTGGTCGACGGCTGCCCGCCGGGGCTGGCGCTCGGCGCGGCCGACATCCAGGCCGAACTGGACCGGCGCAAGCCCGGCACCTCGCGCCACGTCACCCAGCGCCGCGAGCCGGACACGGTGGAAATTCTCTCCGGCGTGTTCGAGGGCGTTACCACGGGCACGCCGATTGCGCTCCTGATCCGCAACCAGGACCAGCGTTCGCACGACTACGGCAACATCGCCGATACCTTCCGTCCCGGCCATGCGGACTATGCCTACCAGCAGAAATACGGGCTGCGCGACTACCGTGGCGGCGGTCGGGCGTCGGCGCGCGAGACCGCGGTCCGGGTTGCCGCCGGCGCGATCGCGCGCAAATGGCTGCGCGAGCGCTACGGCATCGAGATCCGCGCCTGCATGAGCGCGCTCGGGCCGATCGACATCCCCTTCGTGTCCTGGGACGAAGTCGCCGGCAATCCCTTCTTCGCGCCCAATGCCGCGATCGTGCCGCAGCTCGAAGCCTACATGGATGAGCTGCGCAAGTCGGGCGACTCGATCGGCGCCCGCATCGAGGTCGTCGCCAGCGGGGTGCCGGCGGGCTGGGGCGAGCCGGTGTACGACCGCCTGGATGCCGACATCGCCTGGGCGATGATGGGGATCAACGCGGTCAAGGGGGTTGAGATCGGTGCCGGTTTCAGATCGGTGATCCAGCATGGCACCGAGCACAGCGACGAGATGACGCCCGCGGGCTTCCTTTCCAATCATGCCGGCGGCGTGCTCGGCGGCATTTCCACCGGGCAGGACATCCTCGCCAGCATCGCGATCAAGCCGACTTCCAGCATCCGCCTGGACCGGCGCTCGATCGATCGCGGCGGCAATCCGGTGATCGTCAATACCCACGGCCGCCACGACCCCTGCGTCGGCATCCGCGCCACGCCGATCGCCGAGGCGATGCTGGCGCTGGTGCTGATCGACCACGCGCTGCGCCACCGCGCCCAGTGCGGCGATGTCGAATCGGCCACGCCGCGGATCGCCGCGCTCGCGCCGCTGGGCAGCCAGCGCCTGCCTTCGCCGCGCTGA
- a CDS encoding MFS transporter, whose product MIPYWRLSAYYFFYFAFVGAFSPYFTLYLQSIALTATDIALLMSLMQLMRVLAPTLWGWLAERLGMRLAIVRLSALASLAGFSVFFVTTEFAGLFAAMALMAFFWSAALPLAEGLTFSHLGKDGHRYGSIRVWGSVGFIAAVLALGHLLDHVPIEAVLWATAAILGGIFACALALPEAERPPLQHESARLGEVLRRPQVQALLGACFLMSAAHGALYVFYSIFLVEHGYGKALVGWMWTLGVLAEIAVFMLMPRIMKRFALRSILLFAFACAVLRFVMIGWGADSLGLLLVAQLLHGATFGAYHAAAIAVVNLWFPGRLQSRGQALYGSLSFGAGGMLGGLISGYTWEALGAAWTYTLGSVFALAGLLWLLLGWRSAAGHDANGIE is encoded by the coding sequence ATGATTCCCTACTGGCGCCTGTCGGCGTACTACTTTTTCTACTTCGCCTTCGTCGGCGCGTTCTCGCCGTACTTCACCCTCTATCTGCAGTCGATCGCGCTCACTGCCACCGACATCGCCTTGCTGATGTCGCTGATGCAGCTGATGCGGGTGCTCGCCCCCACTCTGTGGGGCTGGCTGGCCGAGCGCCTGGGCATGCGCCTGGCGATCGTGCGCCTGTCGGCGCTGGCGAGCCTGGCCGGGTTTTCTGTGTTCTTTGTCACGACCGAGTTCGCCGGGCTGTTCGCGGCGATGGCGCTGATGGCTTTTTTCTGGAGTGCCGCCCTGCCGCTTGCCGAAGGGCTCACCTTCTCCCACCTGGGGAAGGATGGGCATCGCTACGGCAGCATCCGGGTCTGGGGCTCGGTCGGATTCATCGCCGCCGTGCTCGCCCTCGGCCATCTGCTCGACCATGTGCCGATCGAGGCCGTGCTCTGGGCCACGGCCGCGATCCTGGGCGGCATCTTCGCTTGTGCGCTGGCCCTGCCCGAGGCCGAGCGTCCGCCGCTGCAGCACGAATCCGCCCGCCTGGGCGAGGTCCTGCGCCGTCCCCAGGTGCAGGCCCTGCTCGGTGCCTGTTTCCTGATGTCGGCGGCGCACGGTGCGCTGTATGTGTTCTACTCGATCTTCCTGGTCGAGCACGGCTACGGCAAGGCGCTGGTGGGCTGGATGTGGACGCTGGGCGTGCTCGCCGAAATCGCGGTGTTCATGCTCATGCCGCGCATCATGAAGCGTTTCGCGCTGCGCTCGATCCTGCTCTTCGCCTTCGCCTGCGCCGTGCTCCGCTTCGTGATGATCGGCTGGGGGGCGGACAGCCTCGGCCTCCTGCTGGTGGCGCAGCTGCTCCATGGCGCCACGTTCGGCGCCTACCATGCGGCGGCGATCGCGGTGGTGAACTTGTGGTTCCCGGGGCGGCTCCAATCCCGCGGGCAGGCGCTGTACGGGAGCTTGTCGTTCGGTGCCGGCGGCATGCTCGGCGGGCTGATCAGCGGCTATACCTGGGAAGCGCTCGGTGCCGCATGGACCTACACTTTGGGCTCGGTTTTCGCGCTTGCCGGCTTGTTGTGGCTGCTGTTGGGCTGGCGCAGTGCGGCGGGGCACGACGCGAACGGTATCGAATGA
- the leuB gene encoding 3-isopropylmalate dehydrogenase, which yields MKICVLPGDGIGPEIMAQAVRVLGALDLKLEMEEALLGGCAVDATGNPYPEAAQKLARAADAVLLGAVGGPKWDALPREQRPERGLLGIRKDLNLFANLRPAILYPELANASSLKPEVVAGLDILIVRELTGDIYFGQPRGIETREVEGTLQRVGWNTMIYAEYEIRRILKVAFEAAQKRGKKLCSVDKMNVLECTQLWRDIADEMAKDYPDVELSHMLVDNAAMQLVRAPKQFDVMVTGNMFGDILSDEASMLTGSIGMLPSASLDADNKGLYEPSHGSAPDIAGKNLANPLATILSAAMMLRYTFNQEEAAQRVENAVKKVLAQGYRTGDIHEPGTNKVGTREMGDAVLAAL from the coding sequence ATGAAGATTTGCGTGCTGCCGGGAGACGGCATCGGTCCCGAGATCATGGCGCAAGCCGTGCGCGTGCTCGGCGCGCTCGACCTGAAGCTGGAAATGGAAGAAGCGCTGCTCGGCGGCTGTGCGGTGGACGCCACCGGCAACCCGTATCCGGAAGCGGCCCAAAAGCTCGCCCGCGCCGCCGACGCGGTGCTGCTCGGCGCCGTCGGCGGCCCGAAGTGGGACGCCCTGCCGCGCGAGCAGCGCCCGGAGCGCGGCCTGCTCGGCATCCGCAAGGACCTGAACCTGTTCGCCAATCTGCGCCCGGCGATCCTGTATCCGGAACTGGCCAACGCCTCCTCGCTCAAGCCCGAGGTCGTCGCCGGGCTGGACATCCTGATCGTGCGCGAACTGACCGGCGACATCTACTTCGGCCAGCCGCGCGGCATCGAGACGCGCGAGGTCGAGGGCACGCTGCAGCGCGTGGGCTGGAACACGATGATCTACGCCGAGTACGAGATCCGCCGCATCCTCAAGGTCGCGTTCGAGGCGGCGCAGAAGCGCGGCAAGAAGCTGTGCTCGGTCGACAAGATGAACGTGCTCGAATGCACCCAGCTGTGGCGCGACATCGCCGACGAGATGGCGAAGGACTACCCCGACGTCGAACTCAGCCACATGCTGGTCGACAATGCCGCGATGCAGCTCGTGCGCGCGCCCAAACAGTTCGACGTGATGGTCACCGGCAACATGTTCGGCGACATCCTGTCGGACGAGGCCTCGATGCTCACCGGTTCGATCGGCATGCTGCCCTCGGCCTCGCTCGACGCCGACAACAAGGGCCTGTACGAGCCTTCGCACGGCTCGGCGCCCGACATCGCCGGCAAGAACCTGGCCAACCCGCTCGCCACCATCCTGTCGGCGGCGATGATGCTGCGCTATACCTTCAATCAGGAAGAGGCCGCCCAGCGCGTCGAGAATGCGGTCAAGAAGGTGCTCGCCCAGGGCTATCGCACTGGCGACATCCATGAACCGGGCACCAACAAGGTCGGTACGCGCGAGATGGGCGACGCGGTCCTCGCGGCACTGTAA
- the ilvN gene encoding acetolactate synthase small subunit produces MMIEQVADPLPQAGYAKVVLELDVNNHPGVMSHICNLFARRAFNVEGILCMPVSDGRRSRIWLLVFEDQRLEQMVRQLEKLEDVLTVRRHGTEHEVFERLECFFH; encoded by the coding sequence ATGATGATCGAACAGGTTGCCGACCCCCTGCCCCAGGCGGGCTATGCCAAAGTCGTCCTCGAGCTGGACGTGAACAATCATCCCGGGGTGATGAGCCACATCTGCAATCTCTTCGCCCGCCGTGCCTTCAACGTCGAGGGAATCCTGTGCATGCCGGTATCCGACGGCCGGCGCTCGCGCATCTGGCTGCTGGTGTTCGAGGACCAGCGCCTGGAGCAGATGGTCCGCCAGCTCGAAAAGCTCGAAGACGTCCTCACCGTGCGCCGGCACGGCACCGAACATGAGGTGTTCGAACGGCTGGAGTGCTTTTTCCACTGA
- a CDS encoding M48 family metallopeptidase codes for MKKMFGTMLPAVLAATITVACQTVQTTGGGAVGVQRSQLMMVSAQEVEQASAKQYQELLAEARRKNALNRDPATVQRVRHIVSRLTVQTRAFRQDAPSWQWEANVLSSDELNAWCMAGGKMAINTGLIERLRLTDDEIAAVMGHEIAHALREHVREQVSKSMATGLGISVAGALLGVGQVGQELMGTVAKVTFELPNSREHEVEADRIGVELAARAGYDPRAAVTLWDKMATRSAGAPPQWLSTHPSHANRQRDLADYAARVMPLYQSARR; via the coding sequence ATGAAGAAAATGTTCGGGACGATGCTGCCGGCCGTGCTGGCGGCGACGATCACGGTGGCCTGCCAGACGGTGCAGACCACCGGTGGCGGTGCGGTCGGGGTCCAGCGTTCGCAGCTGATGATGGTGTCGGCGCAGGAAGTGGAGCAGGCGTCGGCCAAGCAGTATCAGGAACTGCTCGCCGAGGCGCGACGCAAGAATGCCCTCAATCGTGACCCCGCCACGGTCCAGCGCGTGCGGCACATCGTCTCGCGGCTGACGGTGCAGACCCGGGCGTTCCGCCAGGATGCGCCGTCCTGGCAGTGGGAAGCCAATGTGCTGTCGTCCGACGAACTCAACGCCTGGTGCATGGCGGGAGGGAAAATGGCGATCAACACCGGCTTGATCGAGCGCCTGCGCCTGACCGACGACGAGATCGCGGCCGTGATGGGGCATGAGATCGCCCACGCGCTGCGCGAACACGTGCGTGAACAGGTGTCGAAATCGATGGCGACGGGCTTGGGCATTTCCGTGGCTGGGGCCTTGCTCGGGGTGGGGCAGGTGGGGCAGGAGCTGATGGGCACGGTGGCCAAGGTCACGTTCGAACTGCCCAACTCGCGCGAGCATGAAGTCGAGGCCGACCGCATCGGTGTCGAACTGGCCGCGCGTGCGGGCTACGACCCCCGCGCCGCAGTGACGCTGTGGGACAAGATGGCGACCCGGTCGGCGGGGGCTCCGCCGCAGTGGCTGTCCACCCATCCTTCGCACGCCAACCGCCAGCGCGATCTCGCCGACTACGCCGCGCGGGTGATGCCGCTCTACCAGTCCGCCAGGCGCTGA
- the leuD gene encoding 3-isopropylmalate dehydratase small subunit: MKPFTTLDGLVAPLDRANVDTDAIIPKQFLKSIQRSGFGPNAFDEWRYLDVGEPGQDCSARPLNPDFVLNQARYQGAQILLTRDNFGCGSSREHAPWALEDYGFRVLIGPSFADIFFNNSFKNGLLPIKLEAAEVDALFRQCEANAGYRLKVDLAAQTITRPDGKAIAFDIDPFRKECLLNGWDDIGLTLRHADKIRAFEERRRAEHPYYFA; the protein is encoded by the coding sequence ATGAAACCGTTCACCACGCTCGACGGCCTGGTCGCGCCGCTCGACCGCGCCAACGTCGATACCGATGCGATCATCCCCAAGCAGTTCCTGAAGTCGATCCAGCGCAGCGGCTTCGGCCCCAACGCTTTCGACGAATGGCGCTACCTCGACGTCGGCGAGCCCGGCCAGGACTGCAGCGCGCGGCCGCTGAATCCGGACTTCGTCCTCAACCAGGCGCGCTACCAGGGCGCGCAGATCCTGCTCACGCGCGACAACTTCGGCTGCGGCAGCTCGCGCGAGCACGCGCCGTGGGCGCTCGAAGACTACGGCTTCCGCGTCCTGATCGGCCCCAGCTTTGCCGACATCTTCTTCAACAACAGCTTCAAGAACGGTCTGCTGCCGATCAAGCTCGAGGCCGCCGAGGTCGATGCGCTGTTCCGCCAGTGCGAGGCCAATGCGGGCTATCGCCTCAAGGTCGACCTCGCGGCGCAGACCATCACCCGCCCGGATGGCAAGGCGATCGCCTTCGACATCGATCCCTTCCGCAAGGAATGCCTGCTCAACGGCTGGGACGACATCGGCCTGACCCTGCGCCACGCCGACAAGATCCGCGCCTTCGAAGAGCGGCGCCGTGCCGAACACCCCTATTACTTTGCCTGA